The Schizosaccharomyces pombe strain 972h- genome assembly, chromosome: I genome contains a region encoding:
- the uap56 gene encoding TREX complex subunit, ATP-dependent RNA helicase Uap56: MASAQEDLIDYEEEEELVQDQPAQEITPAADTAENGEKSDKKGSYVGIHSTGFRDFLLKPELLRAITDSGFEHPSEVQQVCIPQSILGTDVLCQAKSGMGKTAVFVLSTLQQIEPVDGEVSVLVLCHTRELAFQIKNEYARFSKYLPDVRTAVFYGGINIKQDMEAFKDKSKSPHIVVATPGRLNALVREKILKVNSVKHFVLDECDKLLESVDMRRDIQEVFRATPPQKQVMMFSATLSNEIRPICKKFMQNPLEIYVDDETKLTLHGLQQHYVKLEEKAKNRKINDLLDSLEFNQVVIFVKSVSRANELDRLLRECNFPSICIHGGLPQEERIKRYKAFKDFDKRICVATDVFGRGIDIERVNIVINYDMPDSPDSYLHRVGRAGRFGTKGLAITFSSSEEDSQILDKIQERFEVNITELPDEIDVGSYMNA; the protein is encoded by the coding sequence ATGGCATCTGCTCAGGAGGATTTAATTGATTacgaagaggaagaagaattaGTTCAAGATCAGCCTGCTCAGGAGATCACTCCTGCTGCTGATACCGCAGAGAACGGTGAAAAATCTGATAAAAAGGGATCTTATGTAGGAATTCACTCTACGGGCTTTCGGGACTTTTTGTTAAAGCCCGAACTTCTTCGTGCAATTACGGACAGTGGGTTTGAGCACCCTTCAGAGGTTCAACAGGTTTGTATTCCCCAATCAATTTTGGGAACAGATGTTTTGTGCCAAGCCAAATCCGGTATGGGTAAGACTGCCGTTTTTGTTCTATCAACTTTACAGCAAATTGAACCTGTCGATGGAGAAGTCTCGGTTCTTGTCTTGTGTCATACTCGTGAACTTGCTtttcaaatcaaaaatgaatatgcTCGTTTCAGCAAGTATCTTCCCGATGTGCGTACCGCTGTATTTTATGGTGGTATTAATATTAAACAAGACATGGAGGCTTTTAAAGATAAGAGCAAATCCCCTCATATAGTAGTAGCCACACCTGGTCGTTTGAATGCTCTTGTTCGCgagaaaattttgaaggtTAATAGTGTCAAGCACTTTGTACTCGATGAGTGCGATAAGCTTTTGGAAAGCGTTGACATGCGTCGTGATATCCAAGAGGTTTTCCGCGCCACTCCTCCTCAGAAGCAAGTTATGATGTTTAGTGCTACACTTTCCAACGAAATTCGTCCAATCTGCAAAAAGTTTATGCAAAACCCCTTGGAGATTTATGTGGACGATGAGACTAAGCTTACTCTTCATGGTCTCCAACAACATTATGTTAAGCTGGAGGAAAAAGCTAAAAACAGGAAAATCAATGATTTGTTAGATTCTTTGGAATTCAATCAGGTTGTCATTTTCGTAAAGTCAGTAAGCCGTGCCAATGAACTTGATCGTCTTTTACGTGAGTGCAACTTTCCATCAATTTGCATTCACGGTGGTCTTCCTCAGGAAGAGCGTATTAAGCGTTATAAGGCCTTCAAAGACTTCGACAAGCGTATTTGCGTTGCTACTGATGTTTTTGGCCGTGGTATTGATATTGAGCGCGTCAACATTGTAATTAACTATGACATGCCTGATTCCCCTGATAGTTATCTTCATCGTGTCGGTCGTGCAGGTCGTTTCGGTACAAAAGGTTTGGCCATTACATTTTCTAGTTCAGAAGAAGACTCTCAAATTTTGGACAAAATTCAGGAACGTTTTGAGGTTAACATTACTGAGCTTCctgatgaaattgatgttGGCTCATACATGAATGCATAA
- the fsf1 gene encoding sideroflexin Fsf1, which translates to MSSNKLPTSKYDLSTYWGRVRHAMDITDPRTLLSTSQDLNSAVKTLEDYGAGKIAQLDETVWHAKKIVDSTLHPDTKEPVFLPFRMSCFVLTNLVVTAGMLQPNLGTAGTVFWQWMNQSVNVAFNSANANKSTQLTLPQMTKSYIYAVSASCGVAIGLNKIVPRMNFLSSSSKAVLGRLTPFAAVASAGVLNVFLMRGEELRQGIDVFDKEGESLGKSKKAAFYAVGETALSRVINASPIMVIPPLVLMRLQKQNWLRTRPKLTIPVNLGLITLTSLIALPLAIGVFPAREKISPFKLEPQFHHLKDKSDQPIVEVEFNRGL; encoded by the exons ATGTCCAGCAATAAGCTGCCCACCTCTAAGTATGACTTGTCCACCTATTGGGGACGTGTTCGT CACGCTATGGATATTACTGATCCAAG GACACTTCTCTCTACATCTCAAGATTTAAATAGCGCCGTCAAAACTCTGGAAGACTATGGAGCGGGTAAAATTGCACAATTAGATGAAACGGTTTGGCATGCAAAGAAAA TTGTTGATTCAACTTTGCATCCCGATACTAAGGAACCTGTTTTCTTACCATTCCGAATGTCATGCTTTGTCTTG ACTAATTTGGTCGTCACAGCAGGTATGCTGCAACCAAACCTTGGTACCGCTGGAACCGTTTTTTGGCAGTGGATGAATCAATCTGTAAATGTAGCTTTTAATTCTGCAAATGCAAATAAATCTACGCAATTGACTCTTCCGCAGATGACTAAATCCTATATTTATGCTGTTAGTGCAAGTTGTGGTGTTGCTATTGGTCTCAACAAAATTGTGCCTCGTATGaactttctttcttcttcgtCCAAAGCGGTACTCGGAAGATTGACCCCTTTTGCTGCTGTTGCTTCAGCTGGTGTTTTAAATGTCTTTTTGATGCGCGGCGAAGAACTTCGTCAG GGTATCGACGTTTTCGATAAAGAGGGAGAATCTTTaggaaaaagcaaaaaggCGGCGTTTTATGCTGTTGGAGAGACTGCTCTTTCCCGTGTAATCAACGCTTCACCAATTATGGTTATCCCTCCTTTAGTCTTAATGAGACTACAAAAGCAGAACTGGCTTCGTACTCGCCCTAAGTTGACCATCCCTGTCAATCTCGGACTTATCACTCTGACTTCCTTAATAGCCCTTCCTTTGGCAATTGGCGTCTTCCCTGcaagagaaaaaatttccCCGTTTAAGCTAGAGCCCCAATTTCACCATTTGAAGGATAAGTCTGACCAGCCCATCGTGGAGGTTGAATTCAACCGTGGATTGtag
- the ysh1 gene encoding cleavage and polyadenylation specificity factor complex endoribonuclease subunit Ysh1, with product MSKRKEFDEDAPVDPSDLLEFINLGAGNEVGRSCHVIQYKGKTVMLDAGVHPAYTGLSALPFFDEFDLSTVDVLLISHFHLDHVASLPYVMQKTNFRGRVFMTHPTKAVCKWLLSDYVKVSNVGMEDQLYDEKDLLAAFDRIEAVDYHSTIEVEGIKFTPYHAGHVLGACMYFVEMAGVNILFTGDYSREEDRHLHVAEVPPKRPDVLITESTYGTASHQPRLEKEARLLNIIHSTIRNGGRVLMPVFALGRAQELLLILDEYWNNHLDLRSVPIYYASSLARKCMAIFQTYVNMMNDNIRKIFAERNPFIFRFVKSLRNLEKFDDIGPSVILASPGMLQNGVSRTLLERWAPDPRNTLLLTGYSVEGTMAKQITNEPIEIVSLSGQKIPRRMAVEELSFAAHVDYLQNSEFIDLVNADHIILVHGEQTNMGRLKSALASKFHNRKVDVKVYTPRNCVPLYLPFKGERLVRALGKVAVHKPKEGDIMSGILIQKDANYKLMSAEDLRDFSDLTTTVLTQKQVIPFFSSMELANFHLKQMFGYVKQSKTKAGQPQYTVMDAITLTLIQEHKLALEWVGNIMNDTIADSVITILLGIESSPASVKLTSHKCNHLHSHLDKPPKVSKEEDRIKKLMMFLDNQFGESMTKTEKGVEIKFEKYEASIDFSTMKVECSNEALRSRVVHVLSRAINTILPFSEASQNDVSEDDFENEESDDDKIFEQQTKIEDDVKNENKTEPVEEQKSEEKNEQPNLKKEELS from the exons ATGtccaaaagaaaggaatttgatgaagatgCACCTGTAGACCCATCC GATTTACTGGAGTTTATTAACTTGGGAGCCGGAAATGAAGTTGGTCGCAGTTGCCATGTTATTCAATACAAAGGGAAAACAGTAATg CTCGATGCCGGTGTTCACCCTGCGTATACTGGGCTTTCAgctcttcctttttttgatgaGTTTGATTTGAGCACTGTAGATGTACTTTTAATTAGCCA CTTCCATTTGGATCATGTAGCCTCGCTTCCCTATGTTATGCAAAAGACGAACTTTAGAGGTCGTGTCTTCATGACTCATCCTACAAAGGCAGTTTGCAAGTGGCTTTTATCTGACTACGTGAAAGTGAG TAATGTAGGCATGGAAGATCAGCTTTACGATGAGAAAGATTTGTTAGCCGCTTTTGATAGAATCGAGGCTGTTGACTACCATTCAACTATAGAAGTTGAGGGTATAAAGTTTACACCCTATCATGCGGGCCATGTTTTGGGTGCCTGTATGTATTTTGTGGAAATGGCTGGAgtcaatattttatttacaggCGACTACTCACGAGAAGAAGATCGCCATTTGCATGTCGCTGAGGTTCCTCCTAAAAGACCAGATGTGCTGATCACAGAATCCACGTATGGTACAGCATCTCACCAACCAAGACTGGAGAAGGAGGCTAGACtgttaaatattattcatTCCACTATTCGCAATGGAGGGAGAGTTTTGATGCCTGTCTTTGCTCTTGGAAGAGCTCAGGAGTTATTACTCATTCTCGATGAATATTGGAATAATCATCTCGATCTTCGCTCAGTCCCTATCTATTATGCATCATCGCTAGCGAGAAAGTGTATGGCCATTTTTCAAACTTATGTTAACATGATGAATGATAATATtcgaaaaatttttgcCGAACGAAATCCGTTCATCTTTCGTTTTGTCAAAAGTCTAagaaatttagaaaaattcgATGATATTGGCCCTTCTGTAATATTGGCAAGTCCTGGTATGCTACAAAATGGTGTTTCAAGAACCCTCTTAGAAAGATGGGCTCCTGACCCTCGAAATACGTTACTTCTTACTGGTTATTCTGTTGAAGGGACAATGGCAAAGCAAATTACAAATGAGCCTATTGAAATTGTGTCACTTTCAGGCCAAAAGATTCCTAGAAGAATGGCAGTGGAGGAACTTTCTTTTGCGGCTCATGTTGATTATCTTCAAAACAGTGAATTCATTGACCTGGTAAATGCCGATCACATT ATTTTGGTGCATGGTGAGCAAACAAATATGGGTCGATTAAAAAGTGCTCTAGCCAGCAAATTTCACAATAGAAAAGTCGATGTCAAAGTATATACCCCTCGAAATTGCGTACCGTTATATCTTCCTTTCAAAGGGGAACGGTTAGTGAGAGCTTTGGGAAAGGTCGCTGTTCATAAACCAAAAGAAGGCGACATTATGAGTGgaattttaattcaaaagGATGCCAATTATAAATTGATGTCAGCTGAAGATCTTCGAGATTTCAGTGACCTTACTACCACCGTTTTAACCCAAAAACAAGtcattccatttttttcgaGTATGGAGCTTGCAAATTTCcatttaaaacaaatgtttGGATATGTCAAACAGTCAAAAACAAAGGCAGGACAACCTCAATATACAGTAATGGACGCCATTACTTTGACTTTAATCCAAGAACATAAGCTTGCTCTTGAATGGGTTGGCAACATTATGAATGATACAATAGCTGATTCAGTAATTACTATTCTACTAGGCATTGAAAGCAGTCCTGCTTCTGTCAAGT TGACGAGCCATAAATGTAACCATTTGCATTCGCATTTAGATAAGCCTCCAAAAGTATCAAAGGAGGAAGATCGTATTAAAAAGCTGATGATGTTTTTGGACAACCAATTTGGCGAAAGTATGACTAAAACGGAAAAGGGGGTTGAAatcaaatttgaaaaatatgaagCGTCTATTGATTTTTCGACTATGAAAGTTGAATGTTCAAATGAAGCGTTACGATCTAGAGTCGTACATGTTTTATCCCGTGCGATCAATACTATCCTTCCATTTTCTGAAGCTTCACAAAACGACGTCTCCGaagatgattttgaaaatgaagaatctGACGATGATAAAATCTTTGAGCAGCAAACGAAAATAGAAGATGatgttaaaaatgaaaataagaCAGAACCAGTTGAAGAACAGAAAAGCgaagaaaagaatgaaCAGCCCAACCTTAAGAAAGAAGAACTttcttga
- the pof8 gene encoding LARP7 family RNA-binding protein Pof8/Lar7, which yields MFVPRQLNVRKIKAFTGKENNSIADGNNNKLKDEHYKHNEASKEPSHSISGGLMLNQQDRQLIEPLNPDFLSAVDSILEIYFHRERQKEKVHLAFLIQQDDFWKGIRPNPTQNNLKYALSYVTNALFHFDNSSHMVIRNENIVLPLDIPLYDRIIYVEPVPATLSNKSLLLAGKLRKYLKEFLPYVDAIGTPEGYAFVILYKKVDQSALSKLPVPPGWVLLTRKEWTNREEKYFENQLHLVKASSSDVSNSSNSFPENRYPKLTKVEKQMTKSVSKTSQTDKDEDNLDFTKNLLTRIKNLHPLTNKSTIHSLLSYVFSRQTQNIACEPMYIDYRKDETEAIIRWKTPLHAETCINAFRTQERKQNSHDDIRAHRKKGSSRPFLIAELITGEEEKNYWRMLKK from the coding sequence ATGTTTGTGCCAAGGCAACTGAATGTTCGCAAAATTAAAGCATTTACAGGGAAGGAAAATAATTCTATTGCAGATGGAAATAAcaacaaattgaaagatGAGCATTACAAACATAATGAAGCCAGCAAAGAACCAAGTCATTCCATAAGCGGAGGACTCATGTTAAATCAACAAGATAGACAGCTTATTGAACCGTTAAATCCTGACTTTTTATCAGCCGTTGATTCTATAttagaaatttattttcaccGAGAAaggcaaaaagaaaaagtgcACTTGGCCTTTTTAATCCAGCAAGATGATTTCTGGAAAGGAATCCGCCCGAATCCAACGCAAAATAACTTGAAGTATGCTTTATCTTATGTTACTAATGCGCTGTTTCATTTCGATAATTCCTCACACATGGTTATTAGAAATGAGAATATTGTTCTTCCTCTTGACATACCACTGTATGATAGAATTATTTACGTTGAACCAGTTCCGGCTACTCTGTCTAATAAAAGTTTACTTTTGGCTGGGAAACTTCGCAAATACCTCAAAGAGTTCCTTCCCTATGTTGATGCTATCGGTACTCCTGAAGGTTATGCTTTTGTAATTTTGTACAAAAAGGTTGATCAATCAGCACTTAGCAAGTTGCCTGTCCCTCCTGGATGGGTACTGTTGACTCGTAAAGAATGGACAAATcgtgaagaaaaatattttgaaaatcaacTCCATTTAGTAAAAGCGTCATCTTCAGACGTTTCAAATTCATCCAATTCCTTTCCTGAAAATCGTTATCCCAAACTTACTAAAgtagaaaaacaaatgaccAAGTCTGTATCCAAAACCTCACAAACTGATAAAGATGAAGATAATTTGGATTTTACCAAGAATCTTTTGACCCGTATCAAGAACCTCCATCCTTTAACTAATAAATCTACTATTCACAGCCTCTTGAGTTATGTTTTTTCGCGGCAAACTCAGAATATTGCATGTGAGCCCATGTATATAGACTATAGGAAGGACGAAACAGAGGCGATAATACGTTGGAAAACACCGCTTCATGCTGAGACGTGTATCAACGCGTTTCGTACACAAGAAAGGAAACAAAACAGTCATGATGATATTCGGGCACATAGGAAAAAGGGATCTAGCCGTCCATTCCTGATTGCTGAGCTAATTACcggagaagaagaaaagaattattggcgtatgttaaaaaagtaa
- the rqc1 gene encoding protein Rqc1 → MSSRALRKLQRQRQTELLEEALDSESDEDDEFSSTSGKKVVNVFEILEKENNAINSEAEKSVSEEEQDEPLVEGESPIVSTNKKAKNKKKKKKQQKKKKVTGKRDLDNQSSDNEKLEGLESSKNIDDDIDEIEKAAAELKLKYREQDQVEHVAGVEESATIPLDKELDEKLNKLLGVNISMLNPDLEIRKIFGRIVEKRSVNARHDNLRRKRHVLVQPQEGWPPLVRSGLGMKLTGQSQDLECFFEITQSRAYQEVQETFEYYVQTYDPNNLLMLLRSHPFHIDTLLQVSEIIDQQGDHELSAELVARGLYAFDSILHPRFNLATGATRLPFAIPSNRRLFLCIWRYLQSLQSRGCWRTVFEFCKALLQFDMSDPYAIGTCIDIYALRRREFAWIIDFANYLENSNKISDTPNMLYSSALAMFYVHGDTTDTRASMLAAFERAPYMLSELLDTLNISFTKSSIPSPQDPVQELHSAMYALYAKDSWSDPTVLAFINSILEKETVTLHDVEGQFAELTENLSRRVILLNEQSLRKFLPQRILQGTILSFDPLPPDTYLSESQVFGRDISRRIASFLSDYLSRAREVNENEEEPPAHEFDLPPAEQLLQQIESEVGEESEDGTPVMTRLRSFFGSLFTSTNSETEPAEESTEEMGQGD, encoded by the coding sequence ATGTCTTCACGAGCTTTACGGAAACTTCAGCGTCAAAGACAAACCGAGCTATTGGAAGAAGCTTTAGACAGTGAATCTGATGAGGATGACGAGTTTTCTTCAACTTCCGGGAAAAAAGTAGTAAACGTGTTCGAAATTctcgaaaaagaaaataatgcTATTAACTCAGAGGCAGAAAAAAGTGTTTCTGAGGAAGAGCAGGATGAACCATTAGTAGAAGGCGAGTCTCCAATTGTCTCTACAAataagaaagcaaaaaataaaaagaaaaagaaaaagcagcagaagaagaagaaagtCACTGGAAAGCGTGATTTAGATAATCAATCTTCTGATAATGAGAAATTGGAGGGACTTGAATCAAGCAAAAACATTGATGATGATATTgatgaaatagaaaaggCTGCTGCTGAATTAAAACTTAAATATCGTGAGCAAGATCAGGTTGAGCATGTTGCTGGTGTCGAAGAATCTGCTACTATCCCGTTAGATAAAGAACTTgatgaaaaattgaataagtTATTGGGTGTAAATATTAGTATGTTAAATCCTGATCTTGAAATACGTAAGATTTTTGGCCGCATCGTTGAGAAACGTTCGGTCAACGCTCGACATGATAACCTGCGGAGGAAACGCCATGTTTTAGTACAGCCTCAAGAAGGATGGCCTCCTTTAGTAAGATCTGGACTTGGAATGAAACTTACCGGTCAGTCACAAGACTTAGAGtgcttttttgaaatcacTCAGAGTCGTGCTTACCAGGAAGTTCAAGAGACATTCGAGTATTACGTGCAAACCTATGACCCTAATAACCTACTTATGCTTTTACGCTCCCATCCTTTTCATATAGACACGTTATTACAAGTTTCTGAAATAATAGATCAGCAGGGCGATCATGAACTGTCAGCAGAGCTTGTTGCCCGCGGTCTTTATGCTTTCGACAGTATTCTTCATCCTAGATTTAATCTTGCAACTGGTGCCACGCGGCTTCCTTTTGCCATCCCTTCTAATCGGCGTCTTTTCCTCTGTATTTGGAGATATTTACAAAGTCTACAAAGCCGGGGTTGTTGGAGAACCGTCTTTGAGTTTTGTAAAGCTTTACTGCAGTTCGACATGTCAGACCCCTACGCAATTGGTACTTGTATTGATATATATGCACTTCGTCGAAGAGAATTTGCTTGGATAATTGATTTTGCGAATTACCTGgaaaattcaaacaaaatttcgGACACGCCAAATATGTTATATTCGTCAGCACTTGCCATGTTTTACGTACATGGTGATACTACCGACACACGAGCGAGTATGCTTGCCGCCTTTGAACGTGCACCTTACATGCTAAGTGAATTGTTGGACACTTTGAATATCTCTTTCACAAAATCCTCTATTCCATCCCCTCAAGATCCAGTTCAAGAGTTACATTCTGCTATGTATGCTTTATATGCTAAGGATAGCTGGTCTGATCCTACGGTATTAGCATTCATTAATTCCAttcttgaaaaagaaaccgTGACCCTGCACGATGTAGAAGGACAATTCGCAGAACTCACTGAAAATCTCTCTAGGCGTGTTATCCTGTTAAATGAGCAAAGCTTGAGAAAATTTCTACCACAGAGAATCTTGCAAGGAACTATTTTATCCTTTGATCCTCTACCTCCTGATACATATTTAAGCGAGTCACAAGTCTTTGGTAGAGATATATCTCGTCGAATTGCGTCGTTCTTGTCCGATTATTTATCCAGAGCAAGAGAagttaatgaaaatgaggAAGAACCCCCTGCTCATGAGTTTGATCTTCCTCCTGCTGAACAATTGCTACAACAGATTGAATCGGAGGTTGGTGAAGAATCAGAAGATGGAACTCCGGTGATGACCCGACTACgttcattttttggaagcttGTTTACATCAACAAACTCAGAGACGGAACCTGCAGAAGAAAGCACAGAAGAGATGGGTCAAGGGGATTga